Proteins encoded by one window of Halichondria panicea chromosome 8, odHalPani1.1, whole genome shotgun sequence:
- the LOC135340548 gene encoding uncharacterized protein LOC135340548 — MACYIMLTTRTMLFVALFITTPTKGFLSLTPSDVSVPENSLLPLSCVSSNNQRVSWFRNDQLLTNTNETLLTFENFTSSSGTQYTIWTLILCNVNFQQTGLYGCSMGNTDHSNTFNVKVQAITKANFQLVLVGMNNCREWNPNNSVQSNELISQIKQSALHSVCTTQSQQCSYDIINPSFECCGKSATDEVVFTSTVVVQCSSSSPSITADDVIALIEIWKNVEDQRIILNSQVLHLEKLFSTNTSTSWTLACNSTLTEQKYTNWIVGGAVIGIVVICSTMAVIAVITSLYKKKSRMASRIQEHAQVQPRQQHTAHSLHLHTSFSNPNDMEVAQASDILNENIAYGHRPPSSNSVNTSHSQEGSQIDMVEYTTDVHHVYDDIVPRPIVPLTSEDEIYDDEQATVTTKLL; from the exons ATGGCATGTTATATAATGCTGACTACAAGGACAATGCTTTTTGTAGCACTCTTCATTACAACACCAACTAAAG GATTTCTTTCATTAACACCAAGTGATGTGTCGGTACCTGAAAACTCACTCCTACCATTGAGTTGTGTTAGTTCTAACAACCAGCGAGTCAGCTGGTTTAGGAATGACCAGCTACTAACCAACACCAATGAAACACTACTAACATTTGAGAACTTTACGTCATCCTCAGGAACACAGTACACAATATGGACTCTCATTCTGTGCAATGTAAATTTTCAACAAACAGGATTGTATGGATGTAGCATGGGAAACACTGACCATAGTAATACATTCAATGTGAAGGTTCAAG CTATCACTAAAGCTAACTTTCAGTTAGTGCTTGTTGGAATGAACAACTGCCGTGAATGGAAT CCTAACAACAGTGTTCAATCCAATGAGCTGATATCTCAAATCAAACAGTCTGCTCTACACAGTGTTTGCACTACCCAGTCACAACAATGCTCTTACGACATTATCAATCCATCATTTGAGTGCTGTGGAAAATCAGCGACAGATGAGGTTGTCTTCACCTCTACTGTTGTGGTccagtgcagctcaagtagTCCATCAATAACCGCTGATGATGTGATTGCACTCATTGAGATCTGGAAG AATGTTGAAGATCAAAGGATCATTCTTAATTCCCAAGTTCTACATTTGGAAAAATTGTTTAGCACAAACACAAGCACTTCATGGACTCTGGCGTGCAACAGCACCTTAACAGAACAGAAATATACAAACTGGATTGTAGGAGGAGCTGTAATTGGGATAGTCGTCATCTGTTCGACCATGGCTGTTATCGCTGTGATCACCAGTCTGTATAAAAAGAAAAGCCGAAT GGCCTCAAGAATACAAGAACATGCTCAAGTACAACCCAGGCAGCAACACACTGCACACTCTCTTCACCTTCACACATCCTTCTCTAATCCAAATGACATGGAAGTTGCACAAGCCTCTGACATACTGAATGAAAATATTGCATATGGGCACCGCCCCCCATCCTCAAATTCAGTGAATACTTCTCACAGTCAGGAGGGATCACAAATTGACATGGTGGAGTATACCACAGATGTCCATCATGTGTACGATGATATTGTTCCTCGCCCAATAGTACCACTCACCTCCGAAGATGAGATATACGATGACGAGCAAGCCACTGTTACTACCAAACTACTGTAG
- the LOC135340550 gene encoding uncharacterized protein LOC135340550: protein MPSGGGGAGAGGGGSGGGGGGGFGGGGISFGGYDGGKLKAVLCFVVNLVIVILVIGSLIGGVLSSRSNSTDISTSFYSPGDSRLLFLSSFFCDGGSLELSSNSVNAELLLVDSTPPLDNTNNFTITVDSSFDPLEFQFWQYHLHPNSNITLSIQTNFLINVYIIKGNDNANRWRSLLNGEIAEEFLERITTIPEVTYQVETEDEYYIFIYNSLASRPVFVSASLTFERFEYSAPAAVFLNGSCVVREQGHCTVPIPYNIIELQEFLVIISMPAVVDYGENIQVSLDCEQRGWAYAVVILVPMAIGITIFLVSLVLLINSYSILKPMHVIDN from the coding sequence ATGCCGTCAGGAGGCGGTGGTGCAGGTGCTGGTGGAGGTGGAAGTGGAGGTGGAGGTGGAGGTGGTTTTGGAGGAGGAGGGATCAGTTTTGGTGGCTATGATGGGGGGAAACTGAAAGCTGTACTTTGCTTTGTCGTGAATCTGGTGATAGTGATCCTTGTAATTGGTTCCTTGATTGGAGGTGTTCTAAGCAGTAGGTCTAATTCTACAGACATTTCTACAAGTTTTTACTCCCCAGGAGACAGTCGACTTCTGTTTCTGTCCTCATTCTTTTGTGATGGTGGTTCTCTTGAGCTGTCTTCTAATTCAGTTAATGCTGAACTGCTACTTGTTGACTCTACCCCACCTCTTGATAACACTAACAACTTTACAATAACTGTTGATTCAAGTTTTGATCCTTTGGAGTTCCAATTCTGGCAATATCATTTACATCCTAATTCTAACATAACATTGTCCATTCAAACAAATTTTCTCATAAATGTGTACATCATTAAAGGAAATGATAATGCAAACCGATGGAGAAGCTTACTAAATGGGGAAATCGCTGAAGAATTCTTAGAGCGAATAACAACTATCCCGGAGGTTACCTACCAAGTTGAGACAGAAGATGAGTACTACATATTTATTTATAACTCCTTAGCATCAAGGCCTGTGTTTGTGAGTGCATCTCTAACATTTGAGCGTTTTGAATACAGTGCTCCTGCTGCTGTTTTTTTGAATGGAAGTTGTGTTGTACGTGAGCAGGGACACTGTACTGTTCCAATTCCCTACAACATAATAGAGTTACAAGAGTTTTTGGTGATTATCTCTATGCCAGCAGTTGTTGACTATGGTGAAAACATTCAAGTCTCACTTGACTGTGAACAAAGAGGATGGGCATACGCAGTTGTCATTCTGGTTCCAATGGCTATAGGTATTACAATATTCCTTGTTAGTTTAGTGCTGTTAATTAATTCATACTCTATTTTAAAACCCATGCATGTAATAGACAATTAG